Part of the Drosophila pseudoobscura strain MV-25-SWS-2005 chromosome 2, UCI_Dpse_MV25, whole genome shotgun sequence genome, GGACTCCACTTTGGACACGCGACTAAAAGACGTTTATGTAACGTCACAGGATCGTTTTGTGGGTTAAAGAAAACGCTAAACAGATCGATAAATACTCATAATATGCTCCCCTAGATTGCACGGGTGCAGGAACGTCAGGCGGCGGAGTCGGCAGCGGACACTGCAGAGCAGCGACCTCTTCCATTAGAGCGCCAAACTCCGGATGACTATGAGTACGGCTACAAGGAGCCCAATCGCGTCCTGACCGGCCATTGCTCCCTGCGGCAGGCCCTCAAGTTCATCAACGACCATCAGATCGAGCCGGAGTTGTGGCCAGCCAAGAAAATAGCCGACGAGTACAAGCTGAAGGAGACGAATGTTGGTAAGAATGGACGGATCCCCGCCTGCAGAACCCGCTTTCATCCTTTTCTTCTTACTTGCAGAGAACATACTCCATTACTTTAAGACGTTCAATGTGTACATACCCGACCAGAAGTACAAGGACACATTGCTGACGCAGGCCAAGCAGAAGATCAATCTGCTCAAGGAGAAGACCAGCGTGCCGGACAGTAGTTCATAGTTAGCCTCTACCACAAAATAGAACCCAATTGTTGTTTAATCCTACGATTTATTGAAGAAATCAGACCATGGCGTTCGGTGGGCATTCGTAAACGTTGAGCGACCTGTCCTCCGAAGCGGAAATCACCTTGTCGTTGCCGGGGCTGTAGCGCACGCTCCACACCTGATCGCTGTGCTCGTTGAATGTGTGCAGGCACTTGCGCTCCGAGGAGTCCCAGATTTTCACAGACCGAtcgctggaggagctggcAAACCGCTTGCCATCATCGGAGAAGGAGACGCACAACACCCAGGAGGCATGGCCCGACAGCGTGCCCACCACATCAGAGTGCGCACTGCAAAGGGAAGGGGGGTTACAAAAGGCGCTTCAGTTGTTTCGGTGGCTGCCACTTACACATCGTAGAGCTTCATGTGTCCATCGTCGGAGCCGGTTAGCAGCATCTGCGAGTTCGGGGAGAAGCACAAACTGCGCacgggcatggcatggccctCCAGGGTCTGAGCCACTTTGCCAGCGGCCACATCAAAGATGGTGATGATGCCATCAATGGCTCCGCTGGCTATGTATTTGCCATCTGGACTCTGCAATGCAAAATGGAATGTGTAATGGAGCAGTCTACGGCCTGGAGGTTGGTCGTCGTACATATGCAATGCTCAAAGTGTATTTGCCATTCTGGGCATCCAGCACCTGCTCCGCCTTGCCCGTCTCCACACTGTACATGGATATCTTGCCATCGTTCAGACCAGATATCACGTACTTGTCGCACGGTGAGAAGCCCACTGTCCACAGATCCACTGGCCCGAAGGTCAGCAAATGTTTCTTGTCCCCAGTCCTGGCATCCCACAAACACATCGTGGAGTCCAGGGAGCTGCTGGCAATTGCTTTAAAAGAATAACATGAATTTAGatcgttaaaatatatattcaagACTCACTTTGACCATCGGAGCTGACGGCAACGGAGACGACGCCCAGGGCATGCCCCTTCAGGGAATGGCGGAGCTTCAGTGTGTTATCCTCGCGTATGTCCCACACTTTTACCAGATCGTCGAGACCACCCGTAACGATGAACTCTTTCGGCTTGGGCTCCTTTTTGTCAAAGTCAAAGGGATTCTCCTCTTCCGGCTCCGTGGCGGCATCGTCTTTTGCAGCCGGCAATGGATCGCTGCCCCATGTGCAGCTCCACAGCGAATTATCATGCGCATTTTCCTCTCTGTGCAGTAGCGAGAACTAAAAATGATTGTTTAGTCGATCATTTGGCAATAGCAGGACCGGACTCACCATTGTAAACAAAAActtaagaaaaagaaaatttatttcgCAAAATGGTCGATAACAAACAGTACGATAGCTATCGATGACggcaaaataatttaattatcgaaaattaatgaaaagtATCGAAGAGAAACTATCGATAGTGGTGGAACATTTTCGATAACTATTTTACGTTAGACACATGAGCCCAGAAATGAGCAACACTCGgtgtatttttcaaatgagaccgtatatttcggtgctgttttgagggtcatactgtagaaatactggttttcgccgcgatcccatgtggtgttttttagtgctaaatggtatttttgcaaatttcatcaatctattaatttaattttcaatgttatatagaaatccaataaatgcaagtatttcgaataggccaatcatgtatagaattgatttatcaatcgtacaaaattgagtgggcatggctaaatgttccataaaGATaatattattcaacggaacaaagaattggttgttttttgaatcgaatttgaattcgccgcagttcgctttagcaacaatgagtcccattccatacagaaacatgttgctaacataccctgggggaaatggatgttatagaattgcgGAAAAAGGGTGTACAAAGGCAAATACAAGCGTTATGTCTTCAAATTCCAGCGACATtgcaactgtttttttgttgaactattttgcttaaaccttgttttgtcaaaatacaataaaagcaaggactaaaaactggccaattaagtagaaaattgatccattaatcgaataaaattatgtgggcatagataaaggcccggttgacaacatttaaatccttgtccctcatattcaaaaaagttcgatttggcgcgcaaaactcggtatatttttcaaatgagaccgtatatttcggtgctgtcctgagggtcatactgtagaaatactggttttcgccgcgatcccatgtggtgttttttagtgctaaatggtatttttgtcatttattaattgaattttcaatgttatataaaaatccaataaatgcaactATTTCGAATAgaccaatcatgtatagatttgattcatcaatcgtataaaattgagggggcatggctaaatgttccatatagatagtattattcaacggaacaaagaattggtcgttttttgaatcgaatttgaattcgccgcagttcgccgcaatttcgctttagcaacaatgagtctcgttccatacacaatgttgcacattccatacacactgttgcagcaacatttacttgaaaaccgtattttagtcaaaataaaattcattaaggtaattaaaagaagcaatcttgtaaaaaaagcatttatctatgggataaagctaagtgggcatCTATAGattgaaatataggcaatatccgattcgccgcagtttcgctattgcaacaatgagtctcattccatacacaaacatgttgctaattcgatgcacacataccctgggggaaatggatgttatagaattctgaatacgtttgtcttccaaggctcagtaggtatcaggatcgacattaatatatacaagatactaataatgtacttgaatatgtttaaagaatatcaatttgagaaaaggtcttaataaattacgttttatcttcatataaaattagcgAAATAGGGTGTAAAAAGgtctatacacgcatcattcttcaaataccagcaacattgcaactgattttttgttgaactattatgtttaaaccttgttttacaataaatacaataaaagcaaggattaaaaactaaccaattgtgtagaaaattgatgcattaattggataaatttATGTGGgtatggctaaatgttctatttagctggtaatattcaacggaacaaagaatatgaggaatatgtaaaaagaacttgaattcgtcagtatatttacggtatattttgaaaatgaggcggtatatttcggtatatttctgatggTCGATAACGATGACGGTtaacgataagtccgcggtcacacagAATATTTTTGCGCCCCCGGTAAACAACGTGAAATTTACGTCGAATTTTGCTCggaaaaatatcaaaacaaGTGCAAGTGAGTAGTGCAGCGCTCTGCAGAAGTGTATAAATGCAATCTGAATTGAATGCAAGTGTCGTTATATAATGCGAGTGCTAAATAAAAACGCACCCAAGGTGTCATTCTTTATAAAGGAACAGTACGGACGCTGTCGCCGATTCCGACGATTTTGATGACCAACTACGAAAAACGGACCAACGCGTGTTCTTTATTTTAGTTGATTTTTTTCGTTCGTATTTTGTCTGTGTCCGGGAGCCGCGTGTCTGGAATATATTAATAACATTTATATAGTGAAActttaaatgtgtgtgtgagagtgtggtGGGGGGCGGTCTGCGTGtatgtgcagcagcagcagcagctgaagaaTATTTTATCATTCATATCTGCGtcaaaaagcgaaaagaaaactaaatgtAATTCCTTTTAATGCCAGGATttgcctgctctctctctctgcggctGCACACGCACTTTccattataataataataaatacaagaaTTCGCCTCGCCGCACTTTCTTCCATGTGTTTTTAtgtgtttgttttattgattCCCGTTCGCATCCATCTCTCCGTTCGCGTTTCGTCCCCCCCACAAATCCCGTTTAACTGTTCtcgctctctgcctctccctcgctctctctctcttgattCGGTTCGGTGTAAACAAGTTTATCTTTAATTTTGTctcatcttcatcttctcttcttgtttttgttgtggttCTTCCACGCGactgctgttttttttctccaacaaattttaatttgcaaatcgctttcaaaataaatcaaacacAACAGTTTTTTAGCTGAATTTGTTAATCATAAAGGTGAGTGAAATCCgatgataaatatttttgtagtgtatatatatttagcaGATTTGCATAATATGGTTTTATGTAATCAAATGTGAGTTTTATGCAAAAATCTTGTTCATATTATAAGCCCCCCACGCTTAAAATACTGACTAGATAGGTGGTTCCATACAATACAAAATTGTGTATGTACAAAATTCCCCTTTTGTGCCATTGAATGTTAACAGTCGATTGTAGAAGGATTTCTAGAGTTGAAGAGAATACTGCTTGCAGCATTCATGTGTCTGCCTTTGATGCTGTCAAGAACTGCTTGCTAACTGTGGATTCTCAAGGAATTCGGGAGCGCAACAGAACTGCTTGCAGCACTTTACAGCTGAAGTGAAAGAACTGCTTGCATAAACGGATCTTCTCCCTTCCAACACCTCTCTCGCTGCTGCGGCTCTGCCCCAGCCTTCACACATAAACGGTATTTATGGATAAGAAAAAAAGCTGTCCCCTAAGAGgtgctccacacacacacaacaaaacaacaaacagcagaaaTGGGATGGGCAAAAAAAACTAGACCATAAAACATAAATGCATTCacggctgcctgctgccattAGTGTGAAAACTTTTCACAATATCatgttgaaaaaaaaaacacacacaagaacaaaaaccaaatggAAATCCAGGGCAGGCCAAGAGGgggaaggaaaagaaaaaaaaacgcagaGAAAAAGCCTAAGCCGATGAGCAACTGTGGGCTGCCTGCCCTCGCGGAATGTGAAACAAAGTTATTATTCGAGTGGAGAGAGTAGAGAGAGCGGATAGCCTTGATCGAGGGGGGGACTGCACTGCCCTGCCGCCTGCGGAGTCAAGTGCGGAAAAGCGTTGGCTGGGAAAAGCGTGACAAAGTCAAAAGCAAGGCAAAAACTGGAGCGGGGCAATATTTTTGGGCCATCTCCATATGACATCATTGCCAGGGGGGGCGACACGGTGGAGACGACAATGACagagcaaaaaccaaaaagaaaagccaagaAAATACAAGAGAAAAATGCTGTTGAGCCAGCGAAAAGCACTCGCAAAAGATTTGATGCATTAGCCTTGACATTATTTCAAAGAAAAGTGCAACAAAGAGTGAGAGGCGGGGAGAGGGATAGTACTCTTAAGTCTCTTGGGATCCACTATCATCTACTGGTCCCAGGGGATCAAGCCGATCCTTCAGCCACGCTGATAAGTGATATCAGTGCTCGTTCCTCTCATTGTACAATAATAAATGGCATTCATTGAACTCTGGAGGGCATTGCCCAGACACCAGACATCTTCACGCCACAAAGACTTGCAGATCTCGAAAGTATCTTCGGCTCGGCACTCTAGCAAATGATAATGCCAGTGGAAATATCTAGTATTCTGCTGGGAGTGGGGGCCACCTAAAGTACTTTTGCCGCCTGCATAGCCAGGGCCAAAGAGGCTTTTGGCCATAGATAAGATAATTATTTCAATGCTATTTTTAAACCATAAATTTCATAAGCCGAAATTTCATTTGTAGAAGGTTATTCTTCAGAAATGGTATCCCCAAATTAGGGCCACAATAAGCCATATTTGTGGGCAGTAGAATTTTtgggaaatattttcatttaacaTTTAAGGGGGAGTCCCAATTTATGgtcaaaagcaaaaggcagGCGTTAATGGCCGATGGGGGGTTAAAGGTCATTAGCATATGTGacattttcttcttctcttaGATTATTTCCCAGGATCGAAACCACACAAAATAATCTATATCCCTTTCTGCCCTTTAATCCTTGAAGCATTTAACCCATCTGTAACTCTGTTGATCTCTTCCCCTTGACCTTGCCCCAGTGCAAAATGCCATCAAGTGAGGGGTGAAAAAGTACGTACAAGATATGAGACCCCGCTCTACCCTGGAAGCACTTGAAAATCGAGTGTTTTTACCCCATAAAACCATTTCTTTAAAATTTGAGCAGCTGTCTCTTggtcgctctctcgctctttctttTTGGGTAGTGCTACGCTCCCTCTGTTCCCTGTATTTGGGTAGCGTTTCTCCCCTCTGTTAACCCCTAAAAAACGCAAATTGATATCTTCTAAAGTCTACAACTgataaaatgtcaaaaaaaGACAAATTTGCGGCCAAGGCTATGGggttttttatacaaataatGAACACACCCCTAATCAATCTAAAATACTAGAAAGTGGGAAAAAAGGAGTATatagtatttctaatatttatctggtttttttttttaaatttacagAAAGTTTCCACACTCTGCGGGAGCTCTTTTTACAGCTTCCATTGTATAAAATCAGAACCCCTATTTAATGAAGATGTGACGATTATAATTGTGTCGATATTCCAATAAAACCTACAAAACGAAAGCCTAGATATAGACTTGTAGGAATATATTGGTTTTGTTTGCCCATCTCCGACTTAAGGGACTCAACACGCGACTTGCAATAGCTTTCATCGTTTAGTTCGAACATTCTTTACATCTGAAAGACTTTTTTAACCAAGTGATCGGCTCGATCTGTTGGAGTATCGCAGTCTTCCAGTCACCAGATGAggcctttctttcttttctttttgttttcacGCCTTTCACGTGCTTATGGCCTTGCCCCCCATTACCTCCCTCCCGAGTGCGTTTGCTTCATTATTAATCGCATTTTTGACGCCATTTTATTAACAGACGTGTGCTCTATGGCCAGTGGGTGAAtggggcggagggggaggtAGGCCGTTTTGGGTGCGGTGGGGGTTAGAGGTGCAAAAGAAGGCGTCAATTAGCTGTCGTCTGggccagaaaaaaaaaacaaaaaaaaaacactttcacaatttatcaacaaaaaagaaaactgaaaaagAAACATCATCAAAATGTTCAATGTTCGTTTACAATTTGACTCTTTTCGTCTGtagttttcctttcttttttacCCCTTGTCTACGgagttttattattaattaaaaaagccagacgggcagacagacagcgagagacatcatgatgatgacgacCGTGACCCCGCCCCAGGAGtgggtttgggtttcggttttcctttgtttttcatttcttttgtgattttttgttCACATTTCTCGCTGAAAGTTCGCTGATCTGACAAATCAGAATTTGTAAACCTGACTAAAGGAAAAACATGAACGATTAGGCCAACACCCCCTTTACCcgagagtaagagagagaggccACTACTCCGCTCATTCAATTATCATTTATTCAGCAGAGGCCCTAGACCTCAGGGTAGACCGGTTTCCAAGCTCTTAATGTGATTAAGTTGTTATGCTTCGACAGTCCCCGGATCGTGCATGCAtaagtttttccattttcaatttcatccccctccccacaaAGAGGAGTGTTGGGTAGGGGATTATTCAGGGAGGTATGGGGCGAAGGGGAGTTCTTGAGTTACCGTAATCCCAAGCCAAAGACTCTGGATAGTTGTGATGTCATGGAATATATGTAGTGTCCGCTAATAATCACTGCTTaaattagtattttttttaaatttagttATATCATTGCCCCACCTGGCACTTGTAGGGTTAACGCGACTGCTTGCGAGAGAGAAAAGTCCAATGGAAAGAGCGAGAGTGGAAGAGAGGAGGACTGGATCCCGCTAGAGAGCGCATCGAGTACTTGAGAGCCAACGAAAGAGTGCGGGAAAGGGTGGAAAGCTCAAATTGTGGCACTTTTTGGAgtgagaaggagagagaagaaaagGGGTCCCGTTAGATAGCGAAACTTGGAAAGGGAAGATCAAATGGGAAAATAGCGGAAATGGATGGACTACTTGAATCCGATTTATGAACCCTTCGATTCCTTACCGCCCAAGTTCTAGGGAGTATTTCGGGATACGTACAGTGCCGCTCAGCTGAATAGgttcaacaattttcaataGTCAAAACGCTATATCTTTTTAACCAACTTACCGATTTATAAGaaacaattgttttttttataaattgaTTCATTGTTAATATAGCAAGAAAGTTTGTGGTTTCCAGGACACGTTTTTAAAGGCTTTTAGCTCAACTGCATAGGTTGAGGAATTTACAAATTCATAAGTCACATATTTGGCTGAAGTATAAccaaaaaataaccaaaaataaCCATAAACTATAAGTTAGTATTAGCTAGTCCCACCTTGGCTTGATATTACTTCATATATTCGATCTGTTAAGGACTTGTAATAATTTTCTAGAACATTGTATATTCCCAAAATAATTCCATCGGTTTCTCCATCTTTCTATCTGTTTTGGGGCTAGAATCTTTTTGTTTCACACAGTTTTGCAcacattgaaatatttttacacAGTTCAAGTTCATGTGAATCTCTCTGTAGCTCTGCAACCGGTTTGCCCTTTCATTTGCTTATTGACTAAACActtttttctattctttttGCGATCTATTGATTTGAATCACCATGCAAACCGCCCAaaccccccatccccccacaGCTATCAAAtggttttcatttcaatttttcaattgaagcccgtccaaacaaattgcatttgggACCCCGGACACCCCTGAAATTTTCGAAGGGGAAGTCTACGCGAAGGCCAATTAATGGAAGCGAACAGAATGGAACGTTCCAATGGAACCCAAACGGAATGCAAATTCAAAAGTGCTGACAGGCGACAATGTCTGATCGGAAGAGAGACTACAGAGACTGGTGGATGTGTCCATTATGGgcaatataaatagatatttGTCTAAATTGAGTTCATGTCATTGGCACATCATTCTTGAAAAAATTCGACAGTCGCCGGATGTGCCGTGGCAGGAaccccggcccggcccggccataacccaacaaaaatttgATGTTTACTTATAGAAAGGTGATTTTCCATATAGTCGTGCGATGTACGATGTGAGGACTACTCTTTATAGTTtagtttttggccaaatgaaTCACGTTCTCTAATTATACAGAAAAAACAGTCAGAACAGAGATCACGAGATGACGTTTTTTGGCCTTGAAAAAACAAACCCTGAAGATCAAGTCATACACTTGGAGAAAATTCTACAAATTGGGCCTTAAATTGGGGGAAATTTAAGAGAATTTATTAGTTATTTTATGCATAAAAACTTTACGTTTTCCCAAGAAAATTATGCATTTTATTGAACTCtaaattttaatacaaatatttaataattatattttccaaaatatatgtataatcaACTTTTTCCATTCGTTCCTTTTTCGATTTTCAGCAAACCTCAACAAATCATAATTTTTGGCCTTCCCCCGCTCCCCCCCTTCCAATCAACACAAATGTTTTCGGCCAACAAATCTGCTTGCTAAGGTGAGTTTTTAACCATATAATGAtactatttatatatgtatataattatatatagcGTATTAGTGTGGATTGGCGCATGTTTCGGTGACTAAGA contains:
- the LOC4800778 gene encoding protein NDUFAF4 homolog, encoding MGQVASMIARRANRFNAENRAHRIIEREKPTPAPKFDSNLRDMERTLELDPKFVDKLNLKDSTLDTRLKDVYVTSQDRFIARVQERQAAESAADTAEQRPLPLERQTPDDYEYGYKEPNRVLTGHCSLRQALKFINDHQIEPELWPAKKIADEYKLKETNVENILHYFKTFNVYIPDQKYKDTLLTQAKQKINLLKEKTSVPDSSS
- the LOC4800779 gene encoding WD repeat-containing protein 61 translates to MFSLLHREENAHDNSLWSCTWGSDPLPAAKDDAATEPEEENPFDFDKKEPKPKEFIVTGGLDDLVKVWDIREDNTLKLRHSLKGHALGVVSVAVSSDGQTIASSSLDSTMCLWDARTGDKKHLLTFGPVDLWTVGFSPCDKYVISGLNDGKISMYSVETGKAEQVLDAQNGKYTLSIAYSPDGKYIASGAIDGIITIFDVAAGKVAQTLEGHAMPVRSLCFSPNSQMLLTGSDDGHMKLYDVAHSDVVGTLSGHASWVLCVSFSDDGKRFASSSSDRSVKIWDSSERKCLHTFNEHSDQVWSVRYSPGNDKVISASEDRSLNVYECPPNAMV